Proteins encoded by one window of Actinocorallia herbida:
- a CDS encoding dipeptide ABC transporter ATP-binding protein, which produces MTEPLLDVRDLTVRFPGPVEAVRGVSFTVGRGRIVAMVGESGSGKSVTARSLVGLAGDRAEVNAAALSFAGRDLRGLDARGWRAVRGRRIGFVLQDALGSLDPLRRVGAEIAEPLREHRTVPPAGIPAEVARLLKAVGVPSPGTRARQYPHELSGGLRQRALLASALAARPDLLIADEPTTALDATVRRQVLTLLRALADTGTAVLLITHDLGVVAEIADHVHVMREGGFVENGPARRVLDEPAHAYTRSLVGAASGPRAEPAIGPARTVLRGENLVKRFPVPGRGVLTAVSGVSLDVREGRVLGLVGESGSGKTTVGRILAGLARPDSGAVRLDGRPWEALRGRARRAARRRVQMVYQYPLGSFDPRRTAGRLLVEPLRAGGVPADERPDRCAALLDGVGLPADVLGRKGSELSGGQAQRLAIARALACDPDVIVCDEPVSALDASVQARVLDVFAEIRARRSVAFVLISHDLGVVRRLADDVAVMKDGAVVESGPADRVLDEPAHPYTRELLAAVPRLDRSG; this is translated from the coding sequence ATGACCGAACCGCTCCTGGACGTCCGGGACCTGACGGTGCGGTTTCCCGGGCCCGTCGAGGCGGTCCGCGGGGTCTCCTTCACCGTCGGACGCGGCAGGATCGTCGCGATGGTGGGGGAGTCGGGGTCGGGCAAGAGCGTCACCGCCCGCAGTCTCGTCGGCCTCGCCGGGGACCGGGCCGAGGTGAACGCCGCCGCACTCTCCTTCGCCGGGCGCGACCTGCGCGGGCTCGACGCGCGCGGCTGGCGGGCGGTGCGCGGGCGCCGTATCGGCTTCGTCCTCCAGGACGCGCTCGGCTCGCTCGATCCGCTCCGGCGGGTCGGCGCCGAGATCGCCGAGCCGCTGCGCGAGCACCGGACGGTTCCTCCCGCGGGGATTCCCGCCGAAGTGGCGCGGCTGCTCAAGGCGGTCGGCGTGCCCTCGCCCGGCACGCGCGCGCGGCAGTACCCGCACGAGCTGTCCGGCGGCCTGCGCCAGCGGGCACTGCTCGCCTCGGCGCTGGCCGCCCGGCCCGACCTGCTCATCGCCGACGAGCCCACCACCGCCCTCGACGCCACGGTGCGCCGCCAGGTGCTCACGCTGCTGCGGGCGCTCGCCGACACGGGCACCGCGGTCCTGCTCATCACGCACGACCTCGGGGTGGTCGCCGAGATCGCCGACCACGTGCACGTCATGCGCGAAGGCGGGTTCGTCGAGAACGGGCCCGCCCGGCGCGTTCTCGACGAACCCGCGCACGCCTACACCCGGAGCCTGGTCGGGGCGGCCTCCGGACCGCGAGCCGAACCCGCGATCGGCCCCGCCCGGACCGTCCTGCGGGGAGAGAACCTGGTGAAGCGGTTCCCGGTCCCCGGCCGAGGCGTGCTGACCGCCGTCTCCGGGGTGTCCCTCGATGTGCGCGAGGGCCGGGTCCTCGGGCTCGTCGGCGAGTCGGGCTCCGGCAAGACGACGGTGGGGCGGATCCTCGCCGGCCTCGCCCGTCCGGACTCCGGCGCCGTCCGGCTCGACGGGAGGCCGTGGGAGGCGCTGCGCGGCCGGGCACGGCGTGCCGCCCGCCGTCGCGTCCAGATGGTCTACCAGTACCCGCTCGGGTCCTTCGATCCCAGGCGTACCGCGGGCCGGCTGCTGGTGGAACCGCTGCGCGCGGGCGGCGTTCCGGCGGACGAGCGGCCCGACCGCTGCGCGGCCCTCCTGGACGGCGTCGGGCTGCCCGCCGACGTCCTGGGCCGCAAGGGCAGCGAGCTGTCCGGAGGGCAGGCCCAGCGCCTGGCCATCGCCCGTGCCCTCGCCTGCGACCCCGACGTGATCGTCTGCGACGAGCCGGTCTCGGCGCTCGACGCCTCGGTCCAGGCCCGCGTCCTCGACGTGTTCGCCGAGATCCGCGCCCGCCGATCCGTAGCGTTCGTCCTGATCTCCCATGATCTGGGGGTCGTACGGCGGCTCGCCGACGACGTCGCGGTCATGAAGGACGGCGCCGTCGTGGAGTCCGGCCCGGCGGACCGGGTGCTCGACGAACCCGCGCACCCCTACACGCGGGAGTTGCTCGCCGCGGTCCCGAGGCTGGACCGGTCCGGGTGA
- a CDS encoding helix-turn-helix transcriptional regulator — MTVEVFYGGSGTVRVGLLDRLHALTSAPGEEGRLIAVVGEPGSGKTRLLAALVRERRWSALPAAFHRCAGEGADQPSPADLARRPSSAPTTIAASAPRPEPVRPLVVLEDAHLAGAATVRDLVAHAHAAPAPPVDVVLALRPGQAAPELAEAIALTEAFGRTVRIELPPLTDEQMTALAPVPFELRRRSGGNPFRLLALQALERAAGTGDAAEVAPFEFAVLHETRGLGGHERAVLHAAAVLRDGFDVALLAEVAEVGQGVAAAAARGLVRRGLLRVEEPVETLFAIRDEVFGTLLRRTIDPVRAERAHRRAVGLLSARAQDGRRLGFHLASLPPRTGEPARILSAAEELMDEDLAEAVYCLTPVLAETAAGDPLGARARLALSTAFGRLGRLAESRDLLFAVHEACLARPDADAEALAAAVAFVSGAEAVLSQDVQTLDLLQEYAGRPELRGGPVGPLLLFALGFRSAMVGGPPDAAGVAEGLAACGATSPLRAGLLALSALAALADGRTSAAAEQAGEAGRLLDRLPEHQAARYLETVCAYALATLYLGRHGEAQRQLRRAIAVARRRERTHLLPTLLVLTSEAERHLGLLSAARDAADAAVIESPAGNTLRQAQALALKAAAEVWAQPAGSGRARALAEQALARKTPLRVNANGSAALAVFALAQAAWLDGDPGHCVALLLDEGRGPGLSGVPSGQRTAVWELLCAAGMDAGLALEPWVAACVRHAAEAPLPHHRGHAALAQGHLCRVRGSLAEAERRYLEAAAAFASAGMAVAQSRALGHRAAVLAGLGRAGDAAQAVDLALAIARRVGAERLTAWLRARIGGPEDGDPVTAWESYGRLTGREREVALLLCAGLSRREIAARLTISPRTVDVHLTRVYRKAGVRSRMQLALALRDAGRAPHPDRSSLGTAASNSRV, encoded by the coding sequence ATGACGGTCGAGGTGTTCTACGGCGGGTCGGGCACCGTCCGGGTCGGCCTTCTCGACCGGCTCCATGCGCTCACCTCGGCCCCTGGTGAGGAGGGACGTCTCATCGCCGTCGTCGGCGAGCCGGGATCCGGGAAGACGCGTCTGCTCGCGGCACTGGTACGCGAGCGCCGGTGGAGCGCCCTTCCCGCCGCCTTTCACCGGTGCGCCGGAGAAGGCGCGGACCAGCCGTCGCCGGCCGACCTGGCACGGCGCCCCTCCTCCGCGCCTACCACGATCGCCGCCTCAGCCCCGCGCCCCGAACCCGTCAGGCCCCTTGTGGTGCTGGAGGACGCGCATCTCGCCGGAGCGGCGACCGTGCGCGACCTCGTCGCGCACGCGCATGCCGCGCCCGCCCCGCCGGTGGACGTGGTGCTGGCGCTGCGCCCCGGGCAGGCGGCCCCCGAACTCGCCGAGGCGATCGCGCTCACCGAGGCGTTCGGCCGGACCGTGCGCATCGAGCTGCCGCCCCTCACCGACGAGCAGATGACGGCGCTCGCGCCTGTCCCGTTCGAACTGCGCAGACGCAGCGGCGGCAACCCCTTCCGACTTCTGGCGCTCCAGGCACTGGAGCGGGCGGCCGGAACCGGGGACGCCGCGGAGGTCGCCCCTTTCGAGTTCGCGGTGCTGCACGAGACCCGCGGTCTCGGCGGGCACGAGCGCGCCGTGCTGCACGCCGCGGCCGTCCTGCGCGACGGCTTCGACGTCGCACTGCTCGCCGAGGTCGCCGAGGTCGGCCAAGGCGTGGCGGCCGCCGCGGCCCGCGGGCTCGTGCGGCGCGGACTCCTGCGCGTCGAGGAGCCGGTCGAGACGCTGTTCGCCATCCGCGACGAGGTCTTCGGCACCCTTCTGCGCCGCACGATCGACCCGGTCCGGGCGGAGCGGGCGCACCGCAGGGCGGTCGGGCTGCTGTCGGCGCGCGCCCAGGACGGGCGGAGGCTCGGCTTCCACCTCGCCAGCCTGCCCCCGCGCACCGGGGAACCCGCCAGGATCCTCTCGGCAGCCGAAGAACTGATGGACGAAGACCTCGCCGAGGCCGTCTACTGCCTGACGCCCGTGCTGGCCGAGACCGCGGCCGGCGATCCGCTCGGGGCGCGGGCGCGCCTGGCGCTGAGCACCGCCTTCGGGCGGCTCGGCCGGCTGGCGGAGAGCCGCGACCTCCTGTTCGCCGTGCACGAGGCGTGCCTTGCGCGGCCGGACGCCGACGCGGAGGCGCTGGCCGCGGCCGTCGCGTTCGTGTCCGGCGCCGAGGCGGTGCTGAGCCAGGACGTCCAGACGCTCGACCTGCTCCAGGAGTACGCGGGCAGGCCGGAGCTGCGCGGCGGCCCGGTCGGCCCGCTCCTGCTGTTCGCGCTCGGGTTCCGCAGCGCGATGGTCGGCGGTCCCCCCGACGCGGCCGGGGTCGCCGAAGGGCTGGCGGCGTGCGGCGCGACCTCCCCGCTACGCGCGGGGCTGCTCGCGCTGTCGGCCCTCGCCGCGCTCGCCGACGGCAGGACCTCGGCGGCGGCGGAGCAGGCCGGGGAGGCCGGAAGGCTCCTCGACCGTCTTCCCGAACATCAGGCGGCGCGATATCTGGAGACGGTCTGCGCCTACGCGCTGGCCACCCTCTACCTGGGCCGCCACGGCGAGGCGCAAAGGCAGCTCCGCCGGGCCATCGCGGTAGCGCGGCGCAGGGAGCGCACGCACCTGCTCCCGACGCTGCTGGTGCTGACGAGCGAGGCGGAGCGGCATCTCGGCCTGCTCTCCGCCGCGCGTGACGCCGCCGACGCCGCGGTCATCGAGTCTCCGGCGGGCAACACGCTGCGGCAGGCTCAGGCGCTCGCGCTCAAGGCCGCGGCGGAGGTGTGGGCGCAGCCGGCGGGCAGCGGCCGGGCGCGGGCGCTCGCCGAGCAGGCGCTGGCCCGCAAGACGCCGCTGCGCGTGAACGCCAACGGCAGCGCCGCGCTCGCGGTGTTCGCGCTCGCGCAGGCCGCGTGGCTCGACGGCGATCCCGGGCACTGCGTGGCGCTGCTGCTCGACGAGGGCCGCGGCCCGGGGCTGTCCGGGGTGCCGTCGGGGCAGCGGACCGCGGTGTGGGAGCTGCTGTGCGCGGCGGGCATGGATGCGGGGCTCGCGCTGGAGCCCTGGGTGGCCGCGTGCGTCCGGCACGCCGCCGAAGCTCCGCTGCCGCACCACCGCGGCCATGCCGCTCTGGCGCAGGGGCACCTGTGCCGGGTCCGCGGCTCCCTCGCGGAGGCCGAGCGCCGCTACCTCGAGGCCGCCGCCGCGTTCGCGTCGGCCGGGATGGCCGTCGCGCAGTCCCGCGCCCTCGGCCATAGGGCCGCCGTCCTCGCCGGGCTCGGCCGTGCCGGGGACGCCGCACAGGCGGTCGACCTCGCGCTGGCCATCGCGCGGCGGGTGGGCGCGGAGAGGCTGACGGCCTGGCTGCGCGCCCGGATCGGCGGGCCGGAGGACGGGGACCCGGTCACCGCCTGGGAGTCCTACGGGCGCCTCACCGGGCGGGAGCGCGAGGTGGCGCTGCTGCTCTGCGCTGGACTCAGCCGCCGTGAGATCGCCGCGCGCCTGACCATCAGCCCGCGGACCGTGGACGTCCACCTCACCCGGGTGTACCGCAAGGCCGGGGTGCGCTCCCGGATGCAGCTCGCGCTGGCGTTGCGCGATGCCGGGCGCGCCCCTCACCCGGACCGGTCCAGCCTCGGGACCGCGGCGAGCAACTCCCGCGTGTAG
- a CDS encoding AfsR/SARP family transcriptional regulator — MEFLVLGPLRAGGPGGGTVGAPKVTALLAVLLVRAGETVSFDELIDELWPEGPPRRARAALHVYVSQLRRRVLPPEGARIVTGARGYALVGAVTDAARLERLRGEAVAASIADPVLALDRFSAAAALFRGPVLAGVPYGPVAGAFARWAEECRLECLEGIASCALRAGRHRELVGDLTRWVEEHPLNETLREQLMLALHRSGRRAEALAAFHQAERVLRTELGIGPRAAMLRLRSQIADEAALPVAG; from the coding sequence ATGGAGTTCCTGGTCTTGGGGCCGCTTCGGGCCGGAGGGCCGGGGGGTGGGACGGTCGGGGCGCCCAAGGTGACGGCACTGCTCGCGGTGCTGCTGGTCCGGGCAGGTGAGACCGTCTCGTTCGATGAGCTCATCGACGAGTTGTGGCCGGAGGGCCCTCCGCGGCGGGCGCGGGCGGCGCTGCACGTCTACGTCTCGCAGTTGCGGCGCAGGGTGCTGCCGCCGGAGGGGGCGCGGATCGTGACGGGGGCCCGGGGATACGCGCTCGTGGGTGCGGTGACCGACGCGGCGAGACTGGAGCGGCTGCGAGGGGAGGCGGTGGCGGCGAGCATCGCCGATCCCGTGCTCGCGCTCGACCGGTTCAGCGCGGCCGCCGCCCTGTTCCGCGGACCTGTGCTGGCGGGGGTTCCGTACGGACCGGTGGCGGGGGCGTTCGCGCGCTGGGCCGAGGAGTGCAGGCTGGAGTGCCTGGAGGGCATCGCCTCCTGTGCGCTGCGCGCGGGCCGACATCGGGAGCTGGTCGGCGATCTGACGCGATGGGTCGAAGAGCATCCGCTCAACGAGACGCTGCGCGAGCAGCTCATGCTCGCGCTGCACCGGTCGGGGCGGCGGGCCGAGGCGCTGGCGGCGTTCCACCAGGCGGAGAGAGTGCTGCGGACCGAGCTGGGGATCGGCCCTCGCGCCGCGATGCTGCGGCTCCGGTCGCAGATCGCCGACGAGGCGGCACTCCCCGTCGCGGGCTGA
- a CDS encoding GNAT family N-acetyltransferase, whose product MGLPVRAIEALSAGELAVAGEVAGLALGGYFVTGEARALWALRLRQIAADPRAAHWIARAATTGDTATVVGFAGFHGPPDPAGTAEISYSVDPLHRRQGFARAMLGELLRWAAAEPGVTTVRAAISPDNAGSLATIAGAGFHQVGRQWDEEDGLELLFERPARPSTGSP is encoded by the coding sequence GTGGGGCTGCCCGTGCGGGCGATCGAGGCGTTGTCCGCCGGGGAGCTCGCGGTCGCCGGCGAGGTGGCCGGGCTGGCGCTCGGGGGGTATTTCGTGACAGGGGAGGCACGTGCGCTCTGGGCGCTGCGGCTGCGGCAGATCGCGGCGGATCCCCGCGCCGCGCACTGGATCGCGCGGGCGGCGACGACGGGCGACACCGCGACCGTGGTCGGCTTCGCCGGGTTCCATGGCCCACCGGATCCGGCGGGCACGGCCGAGATCTCCTACTCGGTGGATCCGCTGCACCGTCGGCAGGGATTCGCCAGGGCGATGCTCGGCGAACTCCTGCGCTGGGCCGCCGCCGAACCCGGTGTCACCACGGTCAGGGCCGCCATCAGCCCGGACAACGCGGGTTCGCTGGCGACCATCGCCGGGGCCGGATTCCACCAGGTCGGCCGGCAATGGGACGAAGAGGACGGCCTTGAACTCCTCTTCGAACGGCCCGCCCGCCCGTCCACCGGATCCCCCTGA
- a CDS encoding uracil-xanthine permease family protein: MAGFGWKLHEDGRHLAPGEVVKPDERLTWGRTVGLGAQHVVSMIGACFVAPILMGLNANLAVMASGVATIVFLLITRGRIPSYLGSSLSFVGVAAVISAQGGNAATLTGALLVVGAVLILCGAVIRALGARVIHAVLPPVVTGAVVMLIGFNLAPVTAGTYWPQDQWTALLTMLFTGFALVVPRGFWSRIAIFLGLTFGYLVSWVLDRVLGRIHSPAGGTEAVDHWRLDLSPVEKADWIGLPALHAPSFSLSAALVALPVVVALIAENAGHVKAVGEMTGDPLDDELGTAILADGAATVLSTSVGGPATTTYAENIGVMAATRVYSTAAYWCAAGFAILFGLCPKFGTVVAAVPGGVLGGITVILYGMIGLLGAQIWIRARVDLANPLHLVPVAAGLIIGIGDVSLKFTDNFQLSGIALGTLIVVIGYHALRALAPAHMRTAPPFPEPTAPE; encoded by the coding sequence ATGGCGGGCTTCGGGTGGAAGCTGCACGAGGACGGGAGGCACCTCGCGCCGGGCGAGGTCGTGAAGCCGGACGAGCGGCTCACCTGGGGGCGCACGGTCGGGCTGGGCGCGCAGCATGTGGTCTCCATGATCGGGGCCTGCTTCGTCGCGCCCATCCTGATGGGGCTGAACGCCAACCTCGCCGTCATGGCTTCCGGGGTGGCGACCATCGTCTTCCTGCTCATCACCCGCGGCCGGATCCCCAGCTATCTCGGCAGCAGCCTGTCGTTCGTCGGCGTGGCGGCCGTCATCTCGGCCCAGGGCGGGAACGCGGCGACCCTCACCGGCGCGCTGCTGGTCGTCGGCGCGGTCCTCATCCTGTGCGGGGCGGTCATCCGCGCACTGGGCGCCCGTGTCATCCACGCCGTCCTGCCGCCGGTGGTCACCGGCGCGGTCGTCATGCTCATCGGGTTCAACCTCGCGCCCGTCACCGCGGGCACCTACTGGCCCCAGGACCAGTGGACGGCGCTCCTCACCATGCTCTTCACCGGCTTCGCCCTAGTCGTGCCGCGCGGCTTCTGGTCCCGGATCGCGATCTTCCTCGGCCTGACCTTCGGCTACCTGGTCTCCTGGGTCCTCGACCGCGTCCTCGGCAGGATCCACTCCCCCGCGGGCGGCACGGAAGCGGTCGACCACTGGCGGCTCGACCTCTCCCCGGTGGAGAAGGCCGACTGGATCGGGCTTCCCGCCCTCCACGCCCCGAGCTTCTCCCTCTCCGCGGCGCTCGTCGCCCTGCCCGTCGTGGTCGCGCTCATCGCCGAGAACGCCGGGCACGTCAAGGCCGTCGGCGAGATGACCGGAGACCCGCTGGACGACGAACTGGGCACCGCGATCCTGGCCGACGGCGCCGCCACCGTGCTGTCCACCTCCGTCGGCGGCCCCGCCACGACCACCTACGCCGAGAACATCGGCGTCATGGCGGCCACCCGCGTCTACTCGACCGCCGCCTACTGGTGCGCCGCGGGCTTCGCGATCCTGTTCGGCCTCTGCCCCAAGTTCGGCACCGTCGTCGCCGCCGTCCCCGGCGGGGTCCTCGGCGGCATCACCGTCATCCTCTACGGCATGATCGGCCTGCTGGGCGCCCAGATCTGGATCCGCGCCCGCGTCGACCTGGCCAACCCCCTCCACCTCGTGCCGGTGGCCGCGGGACTCATCATCGGCATCGGCGACGTCAGCCTGAAGTTCACCGACAACTTCCAGCTCAGCGGCATCGCCCTCGGCACGCTGATCGTCGTCATCGGCTACCACGCCCTCCGGGCCCTGGCCCCGGCCCACATGAGGACCGCGCCGCCGTTCCCCGAACCCACCGCCCCGGAATGA
- a CDS encoding FAD-dependent oxidoreductase has protein sequence MSGWDSEVDVAVVGGGACGVMSALRAARNPDLVIAVFEKSTREGCNAAISSGSLAAGGTRFQAAAGIEDSPQRHAEDIIAASGDEEWRPVVEALCAAAPEFVEWIADTGYPMEIGTDMPRAGMSVPRLHTDVGRLGGVRLMRHLRTLLDACDNVAFVDEAPVVDLVVEDGEVAGVVVQQNGTTQRVRANAVVLASDGFAGSPALVKEHLSHLGAPFYGGVSTATGDALAWVLPLGARLRNMGAGLRSGLVVVDHGTRVSPALPFNGAVLVNLDGERFVEEDTKGYSSMAGVLQRQPGERAAMIWDATAMEATRESEMMRECLAAGAIRDRAALADVAADLGRTVEETERLLAPLPGRRALTAPYHLAWVTHGLLATQGGLVIDPSGRVLDASGTPIPRLFAGGGTACGLAGAHSDGYMSGNGLLSAFGMAWIIGNALSRTA, from the coding sequence ATGAGCGGGTGGGACTCCGAGGTCGACGTCGCCGTCGTCGGCGGCGGGGCGTGCGGGGTGATGTCGGCCCTGCGCGCGGCCCGGAATCCGGACCTCGTCATCGCCGTCTTCGAGAAGTCCACCCGCGAAGGCTGCAACGCCGCCATCTCCTCGGGCTCCCTCGCCGCCGGAGGCACCCGCTTCCAGGCGGCGGCGGGCATCGAGGACTCGCCGCAGCGGCACGCCGAAGACATCATCGCGGCCAGCGGCGACGAGGAATGGCGCCCCGTCGTCGAGGCCCTGTGCGCGGCGGCCCCCGAGTTCGTCGAGTGGATCGCCGACACCGGCTACCCGATGGAGATAGGCACGGACATGCCGCGCGCAGGCATGTCCGTGCCGCGGCTGCACACCGACGTGGGACGGCTGGGCGGCGTCAGGCTCATGCGCCATCTGCGCACCCTGCTCGACGCGTGCGACAACGTCGCGTTCGTCGACGAGGCCCCCGTCGTCGACCTCGTGGTCGAGGACGGCGAGGTGGCGGGCGTCGTCGTCCAGCAGAACGGCACGACGCAGCGGGTGCGCGCGAACGCCGTCGTGCTGGCCTCCGACGGCTTCGCGGGCTCCCCGGCCCTGGTCAAGGAGCACCTGTCCCATCTGGGCGCGCCGTTCTACGGCGGCGTCTCCACCGCGACCGGCGACGCCCTGGCCTGGGTGCTCCCGCTCGGCGCCCGGCTCCGCAACATGGGCGCCGGCCTGCGCTCGGGCCTGGTGGTGGTCGACCACGGCACCCGGGTCTCCCCCGCCCTCCCCTTCAACGGCGCGGTCCTGGTCAACCTGGACGGCGAGCGCTTCGTCGAGGAGGACACCAAGGGCTACTCGTCCATGGCGGGCGTCCTCCAGCGCCAACCCGGCGAACGGGCGGCCATGATCTGGGACGCCACCGCCATGGAGGCCACCCGCGAGTCCGAGATGATGCGCGAATGCCTGGCCGCGGGCGCCATCCGCGACCGGGCGGCCCTCGCCGACGTGGCCGCCGACCTGGGCCGCACGGTCGAGGAGACCGAGCGGCTCCTGGCCCCGCTGCCCGGCCGCCGCGCGCTCACCGCCCCGTACCACCTGGCCTGGGTGACCCACGGCCTCCTCGCCACCCAGGGCGGCCTCGTCATCGACCCGTCCGGGCGCGTCCTCGACGCCTCAGGTACCCCGATCCCCCGTCTGTTCGCGGGCGGAGGCACCGCCTGCGGCCTCGCGGGCGCCCACTCCGACGGCTACATGTCGGGCAACGGCCTTCTGTCCGCCTTCGGCATGGCCTGGATCATCGGCAACGCCCTGTCCCGGACCGCCTGA
- a CDS encoding aspartate/glutamate racemase family protein: MRVWHQSFTVLDDVPHYRDALARHLRAQAAPGTEIDFHGMKPGTYPSDYPGTHIGYAYLAGLHREQFVHAALRAQDEGYDAFLIATIPDTAYEEVRTVVDIPVVAFGQTSVLMAGALGDRIGIVNFIAALEPQLRRNLRNYRLDALVGPIVQVEAEFHDVMGAYADPQPLIEAFTRAARRAIADGANVIVPGEGPLNVFLADQGVSRVDDVPVLDSLGTCVRVAELRAAQYRATGLKPSRVGFYGAQPARPLIDAARRFYGTDGALG, from the coding sequence ATGCGCGTCTGGCACCAGTCCTTCACCGTCCTGGACGACGTCCCGCACTACCGCGACGCCCTCGCCCGGCACCTGCGGGCGCAGGCCGCGCCCGGCACCGAGATCGACTTTCACGGGATGAAGCCGGGCACCTACCCGTCGGACTATCCCGGCACCCACATCGGCTACGCCTACCTCGCGGGGCTGCACCGCGAGCAGTTCGTGCACGCGGCGCTGCGGGCGCAGGACGAGGGGTACGACGCCTTCCTGATCGCCACGATCCCGGACACCGCCTACGAGGAGGTCCGCACGGTCGTGGACATCCCGGTCGTCGCGTTCGGGCAGACCTCGGTGCTGATGGCCGGGGCGCTGGGCGACCGGATCGGGATCGTCAACTTCATCGCCGCACTGGAGCCGCAGCTCCGCCGCAACCTGCGCAACTACCGGCTCGACGCGCTGGTCGGCCCGATCGTCCAGGTCGAGGCCGAGTTCCACGACGTCATGGGCGCCTACGCCGACCCGCAGCCGCTGATCGAGGCGTTCACCCGGGCCGCGCGACGGGCCATCGCGGACGGCGCGAACGTGATCGTCCCCGGCGAGGGGCCGCTCAACGTGTTCCTCGCCGACCAGGGCGTCTCCCGGGTGGACGACGTGCCGGTGCTGGACTCGCTCGGCACCTGCGTCCGCGTCGCGGAACTGCGGGCGGCGCAGTACCGGGCGACGGGACTGAAGCCGTCGCGCGTCGGGTTCTACGGCGCGCAGCCCGCCCGGCCGCTGATCGACGCCGCGCGGCGCTTCTACGGCACCGACGGGGCGCTCGGATGA
- a CDS encoding FAD-dependent oxidoreductase encodes MTQQIHSYDVVVVGGGVAGLSAAVAASEKGARVAILERSTEAETGGNTRHTEAFLRMQSVDEVADGFADVLVDDFMGHPDPSLVHDAALPPHRRGPLYRATHTIDPDYVSTLAEEAPRALAWMSGHGVRFDFVPTPFLTQSTTRMAPVGGGLAIIETMGKAARGLGVEFHFETTARRLTFGDQGIDGVFAHTPNGPAVFQGAVVLASGGYQGNFELMARYHGERALTCRPVARGGNFNKGEGLEMALALGAATAGNFALFHAEPVDPRSGEAEAAIFCFPYGVLVNAEGRRFVDEARGTVDAWYERTTRAIQDQTDGIAWVVLDQRGLAVPNLTAGIRTDIAPVTAATVGELAAKLGLPVAVVEETIAAYNAACPDPSGFDHARTDGLATDGLVPPKSNWSLPIAEGPFAAYPIMAANVFTFGGLKTTPDAEVVDRDGDPMTGLYAAGELTGLYYSNYTGSTSVLRGATFGRIAGANAAAAAAKEA; translated from the coding sequence ATGACCCAGCAGATCCACAGCTATGACGTGGTCGTGGTCGGCGGCGGCGTCGCCGGCCTGTCGGCCGCGGTCGCGGCGTCCGAGAAGGGCGCGCGCGTCGCGATCCTGGAGCGCTCGACCGAGGCGGAGACCGGCGGCAACACCCGGCACACCGAGGCGTTCCTGCGGATGCAGTCGGTCGACGAGGTCGCCGACGGCTTCGCGGACGTCCTCGTCGACGACTTCATGGGCCACCCGGACCCGTCGCTCGTCCACGACGCGGCGCTCCCGCCGCACCGGCGCGGCCCCCTCTACCGGGCGACCCACACCATCGACCCGGACTACGTGTCGACGCTCGCCGAGGAGGCGCCGCGGGCCCTCGCCTGGATGAGCGGCCACGGGGTGCGCTTCGACTTCGTGCCGACCCCGTTCCTCACCCAGTCGACGACCCGGATGGCGCCGGTCGGCGGCGGTCTCGCCATCATCGAGACCATGGGCAAGGCGGCCCGCGGGCTAGGCGTGGAGTTCCACTTCGAGACCACCGCCCGGCGGCTCACCTTCGGCGACCAGGGCATCGACGGCGTCTTCGCGCACACGCCGAACGGCCCCGCGGTCTTCCAGGGCGCCGTGGTGCTCGCGAGCGGCGGCTACCAGGGCAACTTCGAGCTGATGGCCCGCTACCACGGCGAGCGGGCGCTGACCTGCCGTCCGGTCGCCAGGGGCGGCAACTTCAACAAGGGCGAGGGCCTGGAGATGGCGCTCGCGCTCGGCGCCGCCACCGCCGGCAACTTCGCGCTCTTCCACGCCGAACCCGTCGACCCGCGCAGCGGCGAGGCCGAGGCCGCGATCTTCTGCTTCCCGTACGGCGTGCTGGTCAACGCCGAGGGGCGGCGGTTCGTCGACGAGGCGCGCGGTACCGTCGACGCCTGGTACGAGCGGACCACCCGCGCGATCCAGGACCAGACCGACGGGATCGCCTGGGTGGTCCTCGACCAGCGGGGCCTCGCGGTGCCGAACCTGACGGCGGGCATCCGCACCGATATCGCGCCGGTCACCGCGGCGACGGTCGGGGAACTCGCGGCGAAGCTGGGGCTCCCGGTCGCGGTGGTGGAGGAGACGATCGCGGCCTACAACGCGGCATGCCCCGATCCGTCCGGATTCGACCACGCGCGGACCGACGGGCTCGCGACCGACGGGCTGGTCCCGCCGAAGTCGAACTGGAGCCTGCCCATCGCGGAAGGCCCGTTCGCGGCCTACCCGATCATGGCGGCGAACGTCTTCACCTTCGGCGGTCTCAAGACCACGCCGGACGCCGAGGTCGTCGACCGGGACGGCGACCCGATGACCGGGCTGTACGCGGCCGGTGAGCTGACCGGGTTGTACTACTCGAACTACACGGGCTCCACCTCGGTGCTGCGCGGTGCGACGTTCGGCCGGATCGCCGGGGCGAACGCCGCGGCGGCCGCGGCGAAGGAGGCGTGA